The region GGTAGAACGCCGTCGTCGCCCGGACCGCCGCTGCGACCTCGCTCGGGTCGCCGCCGGCGGCGAGGTGCGCCTCGCCCCACGCCGCCGCGCTCCCCCGGACGTAGGCGCGACCCAGTTCCGAGGCACGGAAGTCGGAGTGGTCGGGGGACTCGCCGTGATGGAGCAGGATCGCCAGTCCCCGCAGGTGCAGGTCCCACCCGACGCCACCGGCGCCGGGGCCGTAGGTGGGGAACATCGGTTCCACCACGGACGCCGCGTGGACCAGCTCGAGCCAAGTGCGCCCGGGGCCGTCGACCGCCAGGCGGATCTCGACCTCGCTCGTCCCGGGCCAGGCGTCCGCCTCGGGACCGAACATCCAGGACACCCGCAGCAGGTGCGGGGGCTCGCAGCGCAGGATGTCGCCGTGCTCGGCGCCGGCGACCTCGAAGGATCCTCCCGCGCGCAGGTCTCCGGTGACCGGTCCCATCCAGCGCGCGAGGCGTTCGACGTCGGTTAGCGCGCTCCACACGTCGTCCAGCTCGGCGCGGTACACCCGCCGGAGCTCCATGGTGTACGCGTCGCCGGCCGGCAGGTGCGCCGATCCCATCGCGCGGCCGACCGCCGCGAGCTCGTCCAGCACGTCCCTCATCGTCGTACTCCTCCCTCTCGTGGTCCGGTGCCGATCACCGGACTCTGGTCAAGCCGTCCCCGTCGCCGCGCTCCCACCAGCCACCTCGTGCGACCCGGGGCCCGCGCGCCCCTGTGCTCGCGCCGCACGTCGGCCGCGGGCGAGCTCGGTCCCGAGGGCGTCGAGACGGTGCTCCCAGAGCGGGCGGAACCGGCCGAGCCACGCGTCGACCTCGCTGAGCGGCGCGGGTTCGACGGCGTAGTACCGACGCGCACCCTCGGCTCGCACGGAGGCGAACCCGGCGTCCCGCAGGACGCGGAGGTGCTGAGAGACGGCGGGCTGCGAGATCCCGAACTCCTCCCTGACGACGTCGGTGATCGCGCCGGAGGTGAGCTCGCCGTCGGCGAGCAGCTCCAGCACACGACGCCGCACCGGGTCGCCGATGACGGTGAGTGCGTGCACGAAGAAATCGTATCAGTACCTGCTAATATTCGCATAGGCTTCTATCATCGTAAGGATCGCCGGGTGGCATTGACCTTTACTTTTGTTTGCGAAAGAATCTCCGCAAGCGGCGCCGCTGGAGGCTGGCGCTCACGTCGAAGGAGATGTGCGCAGATGCGACGAACAGGACTGATCACGACCGCGACGGCCCTGGTGGCGGCGCTGGCTCTCGCCGCCTGCAGCGGCGACGGCGGCTCGGGTGGCGGCGGCGGGGACGACGGATCCGCCGACGGCCCCGTGACCCTCGAGTACTGGGCGTGGGGCACCACCCAGAAGCCGCTCGTGGACGCGTGGAACGCGGCCAACCCCGACATCCGGGTGCGCCACACCGACGTCGGCGGCGGGTCGGACACGGCCGCGCGCCTGGTCACCTCCACGCGGGCGGGCAACGCACCCGACGTCGCCCAGGTCGAGTACCAGACGCTGCCCGCGATGATCGTGGCCGGTGTGGCCTCGGACATCACGGACGCGACGTCCGACATCGCCGACGAGTTCGCCGAGGGCATCTGGAACCAGGCCACGTTCGACGGCGTCACCTACGGCGTGCCGCAGGACGCCGGGCCGCAGACGCTGAACTACAACGCCGCCCGCTTCGCCGAGCTCGGCATCGAGGTCCCCACCACGTGGGAGGAGTTCGCGGAGGCGGCCGAGGCCGTCAAGGCCGCCGACCCGAACGCCTACATCACCACGTTCGCACCCGGTGAGTTCGGCGGCTTCGCGGGGTTCGCGCAGCAGGCGGGGGCCGAGTGGTGGTCGGTCGACGGCGACACCTGGACGGTCGAGATCGACGGCGAGGAGTCCCGTGCCGTCGCCGAGTACTGGCAGGACCTCATCGACCGCGACCTCGTGCTCGCCGAGCCCCTCCTGACCCCGGAGTGGAACGCCGCGCTGAACGACGGGCGCATCCTGTCCTGGCCCGCCGGCCTCTGGGCCGCCGGCGTCCTGTACGGCGTGGCCGAGGGCATGACGGGCGACTGGGCGATGGCCCCGCTGCCGCAGTGGACGGCGGGCGAGAGCGCCGTCGGCTTCCAGGGCGGGTCCGCGGTGATCGTGACCACCTCCTCCGACAACGCCGACGCGGCGGCGAAGTTCGCCGCGTGGATCGGGGCCTCGGAGGAGGGCGCGGCCATCCAGATCGAGCAGGGTCAGTACCCCGCCTCGCTCCCGGGTCAGCAGCTCACGCTCGAGAGCGACCCGCCGCTGCTGATGCCGCAGCAGGAGGACTACTGGGAGGTCGCCGCCGCGATCGCGGCCGACACGATCCCGCAGATCAGCTGGGGCCCGAACGTCAACGTCGCCTCCTCGGCGTTCCAGGACGCGATGTCCGCGGCCGTGACGGAGGGCCGCCCCTGACCGAGGCGCTCGCCGAGACCGAGCGCGTCGTGATCGACGACATGACCACGTCCGGCTTCACGGTCGCCGGCGACTGACCCAGCTCGGCCGGTCGGCGTCCCGCACCGTCGGGGCGCCGACCGGCCGGAAGGACCACCATGACCACCACCGCCACCCCCACGACCGCCACCACCACCGCGTCGGCGCCCGTCCGCCGCACGCGTCGCCGCTGGCTCGCGCCGTACGTGTTCCTCGCACCGGCGGGGGTCCTGTTCCTGCTGTTCCTCGCCGTGCCGATCGGGTACGCCGTCTACCTCAGCCTCCGCGGGCTGCGCGTGACCGGCTCCGGACCCTTCGGCGTCCGCGAGGAGACCTGGGTCGGGTTCAGCAACTACGCCCGCACCTTCACCGACACCGAGTTCCTGGCCGGCTTCGGCCGCCTGGCCGTCTACGGCGCCATCGCGATCCCGCTCACGCTCGGTCTCGCGCTGCTCTTCGCGCTGCTGCTGGACCTCCCGCGGGTGCGGGCGGCCCGCTTCTCGCGGGTCTCGATCTTCATCCCCTACGCGGTGCCCGGCGTCATCGCCTCGCTGCTGTGGGGCTTCCTGTACCTGCCGTCCACGAGCCCCGCCAACCACGTGCTGCGGCAGCTGGGTCTGCCCGACCTGATCATGCTGCAGGGCAACGCGCTGTTCCCCGCGATCGCGAACATCGCAATCTGGGGCGGGGTCGGCTTCAACATGATCATCATCTACACGTCGCTGCGCGGCATCCCGAACGAGCTGCACGAGGCTGCGCGGATCGACGGCGCCGACGAGCGCACCATCGCGCGCCGCATCAAGATCCCGCTGGTGGCGCCGGCGCTCGTGCTCACGGGTCTGTTCGCCCTGATCGGGACGCTCCAGGTCTACGGCGAGCCGACGACGCTGCGCCCGATGACCAACGACATCTCCCAGACGTGGGTCCCGCTCATGAAGATCTACCGCGACGCGTTCGTGCGCGACGACCTCTCGCTCGCCGCGGCGAGCTCCGTGGTGCTCGCCGTCGCGACGCTCGTGATGTCCGTCATCCTGCTTCGCCTCACGCGCGGCAGCTCCTTCGGAGGTGAGAAGTGACCGCCACCGCCACGCGCCCGCGCATCGTCGCGCAGCCCAGCACGCCCCAGGCGCGGCGCCGGGCGCAGCGCCGCCCCGTCGTCGCGAGCCTCGTGCTGCTCGGCGGTGCGATCTACTGCCTCGTGCCCGTGGTCTGGGTGGTGATCGCCTCGACGAAGTCGAACACCGAGCTGTTCACGACGTTCACGTTCCTGCCCGGCACGGGTCTGCTCGACAACATCGACGACCTCTTCACGCTCCGCGACGGGGTGTTCCCCCTGTGGGCGCTGAACAGCGCGATCTACGCCGGTGGCGGCGCGCTGCTCGCGACCCTCGTCTCGACCATGGCCGGGTACGCCCTCGCGAAGTTCGACTTCCCGGGCCGCCAGATCTGGTTCTACGCCATCCTCGCCGGGGTGCTGCTGCCGGGCATCACCCTGGCGGTCCCGCAGTACCTGCTGATGTCGATGATCGGTCTGGCCGGCAGCCACTGGTCGGTGCTGCTCCCGAGCATCATCT is a window of Litorihabitans aurantiacus DNA encoding:
- a CDS encoding SRPBCC domain-containing protein — encoded protein: MRDVLDELAAVGRAMGSAHLPAGDAYTMELRRVYRAELDDVWSALTDVERLARWMGPVTGDLRAGGSFEVAGAEHGDILRCEPPHLLRVSWMFGPEADAWPGTSEVEIRLAVDGPGRTWLELVHAASVVEPMFPTYGPGAGGVGWDLHLRGLAILLHHGESPDHSDFRASELGRAYVRGSAAAWGEAHLAAGGDPSEVAAAVRATTAFYLS
- a CDS encoding ArsR/SmtB family transcription factor, coding for MHALTVIGDPVRRRVLELLADGELTSGAITDVVREEFGISQPAVSQHLRVLRDAGFASVRAEGARRYYAVEPAPLSEVDAWLGRFRPLWEHRLDALGTELARGRRAARAQGRAGPGSHEVAGGSAATGTA
- a CDS encoding ABC transporter substrate-binding protein; the encoded protein is MRRTGLITTATALVAALALAACSGDGGSGGGGGDDGSADGPVTLEYWAWGTTQKPLVDAWNAANPDIRVRHTDVGGGSDTAARLVTSTRAGNAPDVAQVEYQTLPAMIVAGVASDITDATSDIADEFAEGIWNQATFDGVTYGVPQDAGPQTLNYNAARFAELGIEVPTTWEEFAEAAEAVKAADPNAYITTFAPGEFGGFAGFAQQAGAEWWSVDGDTWTVEIDGEESRAVAEYWQDLIDRDLVLAEPLLTPEWNAALNDGRILSWPAGLWAAGVLYGVAEGMTGDWAMAPLPQWTAGESAVGFQGGSAVIVTTSSDNADAAAKFAAWIGASEEGAAIQIEQGQYPASLPGQQLTLESDPPLLMPQQEDYWEVAAAIAADTIPQISWGPNVNVASSAFQDAMSAAVTEGRP
- a CDS encoding carbohydrate ABC transporter permease, with amino-acid sequence MTTTATPTTATTTASAPVRRTRRRWLAPYVFLAPAGVLFLLFLAVPIGYAVYLSLRGLRVTGSGPFGVREETWVGFSNYARTFTDTEFLAGFGRLAVYGAIAIPLTLGLALLFALLLDLPRVRAARFSRVSIFIPYAVPGVIASLLWGFLYLPSTSPANHVLRQLGLPDLIMLQGNALFPAIANIAIWGGVGFNMIIIYTSLRGIPNELHEAARIDGADERTIARRIKIPLVAPALVLTGLFALIGTLQVYGEPTTLRPMTNDISQTWVPLMKIYRDAFVRDDLSLAAASSVVLAVATLVMSVILLRLTRGSSFGGEK
- a CDS encoding carbohydrate ABC transporter permease, whose protein sequence is MTATATRPRIVAQPSTPQARRRAQRRPVVASLVLLGGAIYCLVPVVWVVIASTKSNTELFTTFTFLPGTGLLDNIDDLFTLRDGVFPLWALNSAIYAGGGALLATLVSTMAGYALAKFDFPGRQIWFYAILAGVLLPGITLAVPQYLLMSMIGLAGSHWSVLLPSIISPFGIFLARVFASSAIPADTLEAARIDGAGEARIFGSIVLPMMVPGMVTVFLLQFVGIWNNFLLPFIMLSDESRYPLTVGLYTLLSQGSGTPSLYSLAIIGSAVSIIPLIVMMLVLQRYWRLDLVSGGLKG